A genomic stretch from Garciella nitratireducens DSM 15102 includes:
- a CDS encoding aminotransferase class V-fold PLP-dependent enzyme, whose translation MFFKKKYTIKNIPKYIIGNRSKIPIINQKMLESINFDNAASTPILQPVLEYIQDYLPWYSSVHRGTGFKSQLSTELYDFCHEQVLNFFQGDFKKDIVIFTKNTTEAINKLSYRLSLQEDDIVLTSIMEHHSNDLPWRKKCHVEYMQLNKQGTLDLNHIENLIKKYGKKIKLITFTGASNVTGLINPIYEIAQLAHAHGIPIMVDGAQLAPHRNINMLPHDDPRHIDYLALSAHKMYAPLGGGGLIGPKKTFKRGDPEYSGGGTIKSVTLQNIYWADPPDKEEAGSPNTIGAIALKKSMDILKEIGINSIAHHEFELTHYLISKLKKYPEIILYENIDSLSIDTKVGVVPFNIKGLNHALVAAILSYEYGISVRNGCFCAHPYIHHLLKLSPQQIYMQQKQILQSNYYHVVGMIRISFGMYNQIEEIKHFLTAIEEIIQYSKKDYYQKRYYLDRKTGAYYPKNYSIDFQKYFLFNS comes from the coding sequence ATGTTTTTTAAAAAAAAGTATACTATTAAAAATATTCCAAAATATATTATAGGAAATAGATCAAAAATCCCTATAATAAATCAAAAAATGTTGGAAAGTATTAATTTTGATAATGCTGCCAGCACCCCTATCTTACAACCAGTTCTTGAATATATTCAAGATTATTTACCTTGGTATTCTAGTGTTCATAGAGGAACTGGATTCAAATCTCAATTATCAACAGAATTATATGATTTTTGCCATGAACAAGTTTTAAATTTCTTCCAAGGGGATTTTAAAAAAGATATCGTTATTTTTACTAAAAATACTACAGAAGCCATTAATAAATTATCCTATCGATTATCCTTACAAGAAGATGATATAGTTCTTACAAGCATCATGGAACACCACTCCAATGATCTTCCTTGGAGAAAAAAATGTCATGTAGAATATATGCAATTAAATAAACAAGGTACTCTAGATCTCAATCATATAGAAAATCTTATAAAAAAATATGGTAAAAAAATAAAACTAATTACTTTTACTGGAGCATCCAATGTAACAGGACTTATCAATCCTATTTATGAGATAGCACAATTAGCTCACGCTCATGGAATTCCTATCATGGTAGATGGAGCACAATTAGCTCCACATAGAAATATTAATATGTTACCCCACGATGATCCTCGCCACATAGATTATTTAGCTCTTTCAGCGCATAAAATGTATGCTCCCTTAGGAGGAGGTGGATTAATAGGTCCTAAAAAAACTTTTAAAAGAGGTGATCCAGAGTATAGCGGTGGCGGAACCATTAAAAGTGTTACTTTACAAAATATCTATTGGGCAGATCCTCCAGATAAAGAAGAAGCAGGTTCTCCTAACACAATAGGAGCCATTGCATTAAAAAAATCCATGGATATCCTAAAAGAAATAGGTATAAACTCTATTGCTCATCATGAATTTGAATTAACTCATTATTTGATTTCTAAATTAAAAAAATATCCTGAAATTATTCTTTATGAAAATATTGATTCTCTATCTATTGATACAAAAGTAGGTGTCGTTCCTTTTAATATAAAAGGATTAAATCATGCTCTCGTTGCTGCCATACTTAGTTATGAATATGGAATTTCTGTGAGAAACGGATGTTTTTGCGCTCATCCTTATATTCATCATCTTTTAAAATTAAGTCCTCAACAAATATACATGCAACAAAAACAGATTTTGCAATCTAATTATTATCATGTAGTTGGAATGATAAGAATAAGCTTTGGTATGTATAATCAAATAGAAGAAATAAAACACTTTTTAACAGCAATAGAAGAAATCATTCAATATTCAAAAAAAGATTATTATCAAAAAAGATATTATTTAGATCGAAAAACAGGTGCCTATTATCCTAAAAATTATTCTATTGATTTTCAAAAATATTTTTTATTCAATTCCTAA
- a CDS encoding YegS/Rv2252/BmrU family lipid kinase, with amino-acid sequence MKRVKLIYNPIAGDRSFRSQLDKVVEKFQSNGYYVEIFRTIKDKKVILEDFLGEFVDSNTIIAVSGGDGTVNQVVNIMMKKNIEAPLGIFPMGTSNDLGEFLGMPKNISRCCDIIMENSQLKIDVGQINDRYFVNVATGGLVANVPQSTNVRLKNTLGKLAYYLKGLEEIPSFRPISILLESKEYTYKGKILLFLILNSQSAGGFKKIAPKAKINDGKFDVIVFKNTSWSVLAKLFLKLLRGEHINDSNVVFFQTDKLLIQPLYEDKEVINIDIDGEIGPDLPLNIQIRPQSLNMILPKKRKKELNLCKKKNNLSI; translated from the coding sequence ATGAAAAGAGTAAAGCTTATTTATAATCCCATAGCAGGAGATCGAAGTTTTAGAAGTCAGTTAGATAAGGTAGTGGAAAAATTTCAATCAAATGGATATTATGTGGAAATATTTCGAACGATTAAGGATAAAAAAGTTATTTTAGAAGATTTTTTGGGTGAATTTGTTGATTCTAATACTATAATAGCCGTGTCTGGTGGAGATGGGACAGTAAATCAAGTAGTAAATATTATGATGAAAAAGAATATTGAAGCTCCTTTAGGGATTTTTCCTATGGGAACTTCTAATGATTTAGGAGAATTTTTAGGGATGCCTAAAAACATTTCCCGATGTTGTGATATTATAATGGAAAATTCTCAATTAAAAATAGATGTTGGTCAAATCAATGATAGATATTTTGTTAATGTGGCTACAGGTGGACTAGTAGCTAATGTTCCTCAATCTACAAATGTAAGGTTAAAAAATACATTAGGGAAATTAGCCTATTATTTAAAAGGTTTGGAAGAGATTCCTTCTTTTCGCCCTATTTCTATTTTACTAGAGAGCAAAGAATACACTTATAAAGGAAAAATTCTTTTATTTTTAATTTTAAACAGTCAATCTGCAGGAGGTTTTAAAAAAATTGCTCCTAAAGCTAAAATTAATGACGGAAAATTTGATGTCATTGTTTTTAAAAATACTTCTTGGTCAGTATTAGCAAAATTATTTTTAAAACTTTTAAGAGGAGAACATATCAATGATTCAAATGTTGTTTTTTTTCAAACAGATAAACTTTTAATTCAGCCACTTTACGAGGATAAAGAAGTTATAAATATAGATATAGATGGAGAAATAGGTCCTGATTTACCCCTTAACATACAAATAAGACCACAATCTTTGAATATGATTTTACCTAAAAAACGAAAAAAAGAGTTAAACTTATGTAAAAAGAAAAACAACCTATCTATTTAA
- the nth gene encoding endonuclease III, with protein MLNKKEIEEVLKILEETYPKAKTALNYTTPFELLIATILSAQCTDQQVNKVTQKLFLYYHTPRDFAFLEIEELEKMIKSCGFYRNKSKNTIETSKILLEKYNGKVPDKREKLEKLPGVGRKTASVVLSNAFGQDAIAVDTHVFRVSNRIGLAQAKDVDKTEKQLMKNIPKEKWSCAHHWLIYHGRNICKARHPLCQNCTIQHLCEFYHKEISKS; from the coding sequence ATGTTAAATAAAAAAGAAATCGAGGAAGTATTAAAAATATTAGAAGAAACTTATCCTAAGGCAAAAACAGCACTAAATTATACTACCCCTTTTGAACTTTTGATAGCCACTATTTTGTCAGCGCAATGTACCGATCAACAGGTGAATAAAGTTACTCAAAAATTATTTTTATATTATCATACACCGAGAGATTTTGCATTTTTAGAGATAGAGGAATTAGAAAAAATGATAAAAAGTTGTGGATTTTATCGAAATAAAAGTAAAAATACCATTGAAACCAGTAAGATATTACTAGAAAAATATAATGGGAAAGTGCCAGATAAAAGAGAAAAATTAGAAAAATTACCCGGTGTAGGAAGAAAGACAGCAAGTGTTGTATTGAGTAATGCTTTTGGGCAGGATGCAATTGCTGTAGATACGCATGTATTTCGAGTTTCTAATCGTATTGGATTAGCACAGGCAAAGGATGTAGACAAAACAGAAAAACAATTAATGAAAAACATTCCTAAAGAGAAATGGTCTTGTGCTCATCATTGGTTAATTTATCATGGAAGAAATATTTGTAAAGCTCGTCACCCATTATGTCAGAATTGTACTATCCAACATTTATGTGAGTTTTATCATAAAGAAATTTCTAAATCATAA
- a CDS encoding VanW family protein, translating into MKIKNIFQYINFKIIMIFIIIIFLIFLFKIYWVSNNIIYPNIKISEIEVGGLTKDQARIKLKQLIQHNKKEKSLIFCYQGEKWKVPYKNFKHQYDIEKTIDRVYYLGKNGNFLNRIRNYFYFKNREINVPLETIIDSTEIEKIIKQLAQEINIQEEDAKIQLKDGKINILPEKKGRRLEEKKLEKMIEEHLQFFNQEWIQLPVKETFPKITQQDLNSINGKIASFSTYFNSQKKQRVENLRVASRKIDGKILLPGEILSVNKSIGPITKENGYKDAPVIVNGKLQTDIGGGVCQVSTTLYNAAVRANLQIVERQHHSMPVSYVPLGQDAAIAGNWKDLKIKNNLDESVYIEMYLKGNQLIANLYSNQDFKQEIDLETELVSTISPEVIYKKDFSKNISYKKVEQEGKKGYRVHVYKIWYKNGKVKKRQLLHKDYYPPVDRIMIIGQKKEGIEEY; encoded by the coding sequence ATGAAGATAAAAAATATTTTTCAATATATAAATTTTAAAATAATTATGATTTTTATAATAATTATTTTTTTAATTTTTCTTTTTAAAATTTATTGGGTTTCTAATAATATTATCTATCCTAATATAAAAATTTCTGAAATAGAAGTCGGTGGGCTTACTAAAGATCAGGCAAGAATAAAATTAAAACAGCTTATACAACATAATAAAAAAGAAAAAAGTTTAATTTTTTGCTATCAAGGAGAAAAATGGAAAGTTCCTTATAAAAATTTTAAGCATCAATATGATATAGAAAAAACAATTGATCGAGTTTATTATCTAGGAAAAAATGGTAATTTTTTGAATAGAATAAGAAATTATTTTTATTTTAAAAATCGAGAAATAAATGTTCCTTTAGAAACGATTATAGATTCTACGGAGATAGAAAAAATAATAAAACAATTAGCACAAGAGATCAATATTCAAGAAGAAGATGCTAAAATACAATTAAAAGATGGGAAAATAAATATTTTGCCGGAAAAAAAAGGAAGAAGATTAGAAGAAAAAAAGCTAGAAAAAATGATAGAGGAACATTTACAATTTTTCAATCAGGAATGGATACAATTACCAGTGAAGGAAACATTCCCTAAAATCACTCAGCAAGATTTAAATTCAATTAATGGAAAAATAGCTAGCTTTTCTACCTATTTTAATTCTCAAAAAAAACAAAGAGTAGAAAATTTAAGAGTTGCTTCGAGAAAAATAGATGGAAAAATCCTTTTACCAGGAGAGATATTATCTGTAAATAAGAGTATTGGACCGATTACTAAAGAGAATGGATATAAGGATGCCCCTGTAATTGTAAACGGAAAGCTGCAGACAGATATAGGAGGAGGTGTATGTCAGGTATCTACTACTTTATATAATGCAGCAGTTCGTGCTAATTTACAAATTGTAGAAAGGCAACATCATTCTATGCCGGTAAGTTATGTTCCCCTTGGACAGGATGCTGCTATAGCAGGAAATTGGAAAGATTTAAAAATTAAAAATAATTTAGATGAGTCCGTTTATATAGAAATGTATTTAAAAGGAAATCAACTCATTGCTAATTTATATAGCAATCAAGATTTTAAACAAGAAATTGATTTAGAAACAGAATTGGTTTCAACTATTTCACCGGAAGTTATTTATAAAAAAGATTTTAGTAAAAATATAAGCTATAAAAAAGTGGAACAAGAGGGAAAAAAAGGTTATCGAGTGCATGTTTATAAAATTTGGTATAAAAATGGAAAAGTTAAAAAAAGACAATTATTACATAAAGACTATTATCCACCGGTAGATAGAATTATGATTATAGGGCAAAAAAAAGAAGGAATAGAAGAATATTAG
- a CDS encoding DUF3189 family protein, which yields MILVYHDVGGTHSTCLAANIHINQLPVDRIPTKREILSLKTFDKLEKKDYGHLIYIGQDEYGVDVFTVSRQQQPQLVLNGIRDMYEICNKTLDGLYIVGTIQTVNNWMRIGGFSSRRLHLVNFGRPLVTYGSLKAYPNIVKLVKNTKEKIAFDLRQ from the coding sequence GTGATATTAGTTTATCATGATGTAGGAGGGACTCATTCCACCTGTCTTGCTGCCAATATTCATATCAATCAATTGCCGGTTGATCGCATTCCTACTAAGAGAGAGATTTTAAGTTTAAAAACTTTTGATAAATTAGAAAAAAAAGATTATGGACATTTAATTTATATAGGACAGGACGAATATGGAGTAGATGTTTTTACTGTAAGCAGACAGCAACAACCACAACTAGTATTAAATGGAATAAGGGATATGTATGAGATTTGTAATAAGACTTTAGATGGATTGTACATTGTTGGAACTATACAAACTGTAAATAATTGGATGAGGATAGGAGGTTTTAGTTCTAGACGCCTTCATTTAGTAAATTTTGGTCGTCCTCTAGTAACTTATGGTTCATTGAAAGCTTATCCTAATATCGTAAAATTAGTGAAAAATACCAAAGAAAAAATAGCCTTTGATTTACGACAATAA
- a CDS encoding Cof-type HAD-IIB family hydrolase produces the protein MNYKLIAIDMDGTLLNSQKKVSNRTKEVLLKAQEKGVKVVITTGRIFVSAEFYANYIGLKTPIIACNGAIVKGIKENILKTFPLDKETLIEVVKICEEIGIYHHFYSEEKIYSLKSLEWFNAPVLEETKIDPSFSISTCSLNKISSIRDIKEDILKLTIWDKDQQKVKKTLERIQDLKNVSITSSEMNNIELTNRKATKGKAVEFLTDYYKIDRSQVIAIGDSHNDQSMIEYAGLGIAMDNAEKEVKEKADYITLSNEDEGVVAVFEKFVL, from the coding sequence ATGAATTACAAATTAATAGCAATTGATATGGATGGAACACTTTTAAATAGTCAGAAAAAAGTTAGTAATCGAACCAAAGAAGTGTTATTAAAAGCACAAGAAAAAGGAGTTAAAGTAGTTATAACAACAGGAAGAATATTTGTTTCAGCTGAATTTTATGCTAATTATATAGGATTAAAGACTCCTATTATTGCATGTAATGGTGCCATTGTAAAAGGAATAAAGGAAAATATTTTGAAAACTTTTCCATTAGATAAAGAAACTTTAATAGAAGTAGTAAAAATATGTGAAGAAATTGGAATTTATCATCATTTTTATAGTGAAGAAAAAATATATTCTTTAAAATCTTTGGAATGGTTTAATGCACCTGTGTTAGAGGAGACAAAAATAGATCCTTCTTTTTCTATTTCTACTTGTTCTTTAAATAAGATTTCTTCTATAAGAGATATAAAAGAAGATATCTTAAAATTAACCATATGGGATAAGGACCAACAGAAGGTAAAAAAGACTTTAGAAAGAATTCAAGATTTAAAAAATGTTTCTATAACAAGTTCAGAGATGAACAATATAGAATTAACCAATAGAAAGGCTACAAAAGGTAAAGCTGTTGAGTTTTTGACAGATTATTATAAGATTGATAGAAGTCAAGTAATAGCTATTGGGGATAGTCATAATGATCAATCTATGATTGAATATGCAGGATTAGGAATTGCTATGGATAATGCAGAAAAAGAAGTTAAAGAAAAAGCAGATTATATTACATTATCTAATGAGGACGAAGGAGTAGTAGCAGTATTTGAAAAATTTGTATTATAA
- the trmL gene encoding tRNA (uridine(34)/cytosine(34)/5-carboxymethylaminomethyluridine(34)-2'-O)-methyltransferase TrmL — protein MGIHVVLVEPEIPQNTGNIARTCAAIHAKLHLVKPLGFSLESKYLKRAGLDYWNLLDIEYHDSLQEFFQKYSNEDFYYASTKGGNYYTQMNYKDECFILFGKETAGLPKDLLAKNLDRVIRIPMVEDARSLNLSNSVAIIAYEAMRQLNFVGLI, from the coding sequence ATGGGTATTCATGTTGTACTTGTTGAACCTGAAATTCCACAAAATACAGGAAATATTGCACGAACTTGTGCAGCCATTCATGCAAAATTGCATTTAGTTAAACCATTAGGATTTTCTTTAGAAAGCAAATATCTTAAAAGGGCAGGGTTAGATTATTGGAATTTATTAGATATTGAATATCATGATAGTCTTCAAGAGTTTTTTCAAAAATATTCGAATGAAGATTTTTATTATGCGAGTACTAAGGGAGGAAATTATTATACACAAATGAATTATAAAGATGAATGTTTTATTTTATTTGGAAAAGAAACAGCTGGGCTTCCTAAGGATTTGTTGGCAAAAAATTTAGATCGAGTTATTCGAATTCCTATGGTAGAAGATGCACGATCTTTGAATTTATCAAACTCAGTAGCGATTATTGCCTATGAAGCAATGAGACAATTAAATTTTGTTGGACTTATTTAA
- a CDS encoding Na/Pi cotransporter family protein: protein MTAKMLMTLFGGLGLFLYGMTIMSDGLKNIAGDRMKRLLEILTNNRLMGILVGTIVTAIIQSSSATTVMVVGFVNAGLMNLLQATGVIMGANIGTTITAQLIAFKITDYATLAIGLGTILYLFAKKNKTKQIGGVILGFGILFIGMNFMSDSMKPLRDYEGFKTILISFSKNPFLGVLAGFVFTAIIQSSSASIGLLQALAISGAFNNVPNPLQLIVPILMGQNIGTCVTSMLSSIGASISAKRASFIHLLFNVIGTIVFLMILWIGRWIFKGDTPIFNFIVSISGTTTLNGQVVADISRQIANFHTLFNISNTIILLPFGKFLVRIAEKVLAGEEKEDLGGLKFLDERILENPAIAVGQVVKETVRMGRIALENMNRALQAFFTGNEKLIEEVFEKEKIINQLNRDITHYLIKLSNSNLSEKDEIRTTNLYHTLSDIERIGDHSENLAELAQYKIEHNLSFSNIAFDELKGMVKKINNMISDVITSLETDDIDLAKTIYEKEDEVDKLEENYRAEHIQRLNRQLCHPSSGVIFLDVLSNLERIADHATNISKTVLDLKEV, encoded by the coding sequence ATGACAGCAAAAATGTTAATGACTTTATTTGGAGGCCTAGGCTTATTTTTATATGGAATGACTATTATGAGTGATGGCTTAAAAAATATTGCAGGAGATCGTATGAAAAGGCTTTTGGAGATTCTCACTAATAATCGTCTTATGGGAATATTAGTTGGTACAATTGTAACTGCAATTATTCAAAGTAGTAGTGCTACTACTGTAATGGTAGTAGGATTTGTAAATGCAGGACTTATGAATCTTTTACAAGCAACGGGAGTTATTATGGGAGCCAATATTGGGACCACGATAACAGCTCAATTGATTGCTTTCAAAATAACAGATTATGCTACGTTAGCTATTGGCTTGGGAACAATTTTATATTTATTTGCAAAGAAAAATAAAACAAAACAAATAGGAGGTGTTATTTTAGGATTTGGAATTTTATTTATTGGAATGAATTTTATGTCTGATTCCATGAAACCTCTACGAGATTATGAAGGATTCAAAACCATACTAATATCTTTTAGTAAAAATCCTTTTTTGGGAGTATTGGCTGGATTTGTTTTCACTGCAATTATTCAAAGTAGTAGTGCATCCATTGGTTTGTTACAGGCATTAGCAATTTCAGGAGCGTTTAATAATGTACCCAATCCTTTACAATTAATTGTACCTATTCTAATGGGACAAAACATTGGTACTTGTGTGACTTCTATGCTTTCTAGTATTGGGGCTTCTATCTCTGCAAAAAGAGCATCTTTTATTCATTTACTCTTTAATGTGATTGGGACAATTGTATTTTTAATGATATTATGGATCGGCAGATGGATTTTTAAAGGAGATACTCCGATATTTAATTTTATAGTATCTATTTCTGGGACTACAACTTTAAATGGACAAGTGGTAGCAGACATTTCAAGACAAATTGCTAATTTTCATACTCTTTTTAATATAAGTAATACGATTATTTTATTGCCCTTTGGAAAATTTCTAGTAAGAATTGCAGAGAAAGTATTAGCAGGAGAAGAGAAAGAAGATCTAGGAGGATTAAAATTTTTAGATGAAAGAATTTTAGAAAATCCAGCAATTGCGGTAGGACAAGTAGTAAAAGAAACTGTTCGAATGGGTAGAATTGCTTTAGAGAATATGAACAGAGCTTTACAAGCTTTTTTTACTGGGAACGAAAAATTAATAGAAGAAGTATTCGAAAAAGAGAAAATTATTAATCAATTAAATCGAGATATTACTCACTATCTTATAAAATTATCTAATTCTAATCTTTCGGAGAAAGATGAAATACGTACCACAAATTTATATCATACATTGAGTGATATTGAAAGAATTGGAGATCATTCAGAAAATTTAGCAGAACTTGCACAGTATAAAATAGAACATAATCTCTCCTTTTCAAACATTGCATTTGATGAATTAAAAGGAATGGTAAAAAAAATAAACAATATGATTTCTGATGTAATTACTTCTTTGGAGACAGATGATATTGATCTAGCAAAGACCATCTATGAGAAGGAAGATGAAGTTGATAAATTAGAAGAAAATTATCGGGCAGAGCATATTCAAAGGTTAAATAGACAACTATGTCATCCTAGTTCAGGAGTAATCTTTTTAGATGTTTTAAGTAATTTAGAAAGAATTGCTGATCATGCTACTAATATTAGCAAAACGGTATTAGATTTAAAAGAAGTATAA
- the rpoN gene encoding RNA polymerase factor sigma-54, translating into MGLYFGLQLEQKQQLIMTPELRQAIEILQLPSFELNQLIEQELQKNPMIDLIEEQFTNEELDKESQEDTKEIDWEKYFDHNDTYYGGQREVNDQEYNQENYVKHSITLKEHLQFQLHISVVKPKYKKIGEYIIECIDNNGYLTVDIEEIAQILNEKLSDVENILYLIQSFDPSGVGARNLRECLSIQLKQMNYWDERMKKIIYNHLEDLANNRFQRISKKLGISCKEIQDIKDFIKTLEPKPGRIFATDQDVRYIIPDAYIKKIGDEYLVIINDSANPRLRINHFYKTLLKQEDKSSLTSKYLKEKLESAMWLIKSIEQRRSTLYNVVSSILEVQKDFFEQGVTALKPLTLKEIAEKLEIHESTVSRATNGKYVQTPKGLFELKYFFNSGIESKSGDMMASQGIKNMIKEIIEREDSSKPISDQKIADILKDKGIKISRRTVAKYRDEMGILSSSKRKRYV; encoded by the coding sequence ATGGGACTTTATTTTGGACTACAGTTAGAACAAAAACAACAATTAATAATGACACCTGAATTAAGACAGGCTATTGAGATATTACAATTGCCTTCTTTTGAATTAAATCAACTTATTGAGCAAGAATTACAAAAAAATCCTATGATTGATTTAATAGAAGAACAATTCACTAATGAAGAGTTGGACAAAGAAAGTCAAGAGGATACCAAAGAAATTGATTGGGAGAAATATTTTGATCATAATGATACTTACTATGGTGGACAAAGGGAAGTGAATGACCAGGAATATAATCAAGAAAATTATGTAAAGCATTCCATCACCTTAAAAGAACATCTACAATTTCAATTGCATATTTCAGTAGTCAAACCAAAATATAAAAAAATAGGAGAATATATTATTGAATGTATTGACAATAATGGATATCTTACAGTAGATATAGAAGAAATTGCACAAATTTTAAATGAAAAACTATCTGACGTCGAAAATATATTATATTTAATTCAAAGTTTTGATCCCTCTGGTGTGGGAGCAAGAAATCTTAGAGAATGTCTTTCTATTCAATTAAAACAAATGAATTATTGGGATGAAAGAATGAAAAAGATTATTTATAATCATTTAGAAGACTTGGCTAATAATAGATTTCAAAGAATTTCAAAAAAACTAGGAATTTCATGTAAAGAAATACAAGATATAAAAGATTTTATTAAGACATTAGAGCCCAAGCCAGGAAGGATTTTTGCAACAGACCAAGATGTCCGGTATATTATCCCCGATGCTTATATAAAAAAAATTGGCGATGAGTATTTAGTGATTATAAACGATAGTGCTAATCCCAGATTAAGAATTAATCATTTTTATAAAACTTTATTAAAGCAAGAGGATAAATCATCTTTAACTTCAAAATATTTAAAAGAAAAATTAGAATCAGCCATGTGGTTGATTAAAAGTATTGAACAAAGACGAAGTACTTTATATAACGTAGTATCTTCTATTTTAGAGGTTCAAAAAGATTTCTTTGAACAAGGAGTAACTGCTTTAAAACCTCTTACTTTAAAAGAAATTGCAGAAAAATTAGAGATTCATGAATCCACTGTTAGTAGGGCAACCAATGGGAAATATGTGCAAACACCTAAAGGTTTATTTGAATTAAAATATTTTTTTAATAGTGGGATAGAGAGTAAAAGTGGAGATATGATGGCTTCTCAAGGAATAAAGAATATGATCAAAGAAATTATTGAGAGAGAAGACAGTTCTAAACCTATTAGTGATCAAAAAATTGCTGATATTTTAAAAGATAAAGGAATAAAAATATCTAGAAGAACGGTAGCAAAATATCGAGATGAAATGGGAATCCTTTCTTCTTCTAAGAGAAAAAGATATGTATAA
- a CDS encoding sugar-binding transcriptional regulator, with translation MNARTIIELEKKIVPEMFELIEKRYQILLNIFYYEPIGRRALANNLKLGERTIRDETSKLQEKNFIKIERQGMRITEDGKTLLRDLEQLIHITRGLFRLEIELEKKLSLKNVIIVPGNVEKNPKVLNLMGKTAADYIKDILKDNMIMGVTGGSSVSAIAKEMDFMNLKNVFVIPARGGMGKIANNQSNNIAAQLANKLHGNYELLHMPDDVEGEVLETLKENPTIKYTLEKLKKLDVLLIGIGRADKMIEKRGLSQKKREFLKQKNAVAEAFGHYFDKEGNVIYRSSSVGIGIQDLKKIPHVIAVAGGSDKAEAIKATCKIGKDFLLVTDESAAKAIIEK, from the coding sequence ATGAATGCTAGAACAATCATTGAGCTTGAGAAAAAAATCGTTCCAGAAATGTTTGAGCTTATTGAAAAAAGGTATCAAATTTTATTAAACATATTTTATTATGAACCCATAGGAAGACGTGCTCTAGCAAATAATTTAAAACTTGGTGAGAGAACTATTAGAGATGAAACAAGCAAGTTACAAGAAAAAAATTTTATAAAAATAGAAAGACAAGGTATGAGAATAACAGAAGATGGAAAGACTTTATTGAGGGATTTAGAGCAATTAATTCATATTACAAGAGGATTATTTAGATTAGAAATAGAATTAGAAAAAAAATTATCTTTAAAAAATGTTATTATTGTACCAGGAAATGTAGAGAAAAATCCAAAAGTTTTAAATTTAATGGGAAAAACAGCAGCAGATTATATAAAAGATATTTTAAAAGATAATATGATTATGGGAGTAACTGGTGGATCAAGTGTATCTGCAATAGCCAAAGAGATGGATTTTATGAATCTTAAAAATGTTTTTGTGATTCCTGCTAGGGGAGGTATGGGAAAGATTGCTAACAATCAATCTAATAATATTGCAGCTCAGTTAGCTAATAAGCTCCATGGAAATTATGAACTATTACATATGCCAGATGATGTAGAAGGAGAAGTTTTAGAAACTTTGAAAGAAAACCCTACTATAAAATATACTTTAGAGAAGTTAAAAAAATTAGATGTATTATTAATAGGAATTGGTAGAGCAGATAAAATGATTGAAAAAAGAGGTTTGTCTCAGAAAAAAAGAGAGTTTTTGAAACAGAAAAATGCTGTCGCAGAAGCCTTTGGACATTACTTTGATAAAGAGGGAAATGTAATCTATCGCTCTAGTAGTGTAGGGATAGGGATACAAGATTTAAAAAAAATTCCGCATGTAATTGCGGTAGCTGGAGGATCAGATAAGGCTGAAGCAATTAAGGCTACTTGTAAAATTGGAAAAGATTTTTTGCTAGTAACCGATGAGAGCGCTGCAAAAGCTATCATCGAAAAATAA